From the genome of Parafrankia irregularis, one region includes:
- a CDS encoding SCO1664 family protein, which yields MSISAAGPDPGEGPALDPLDSGGLDASQALELLRSGELEITGRLVDASNATLLCEIRLDCAVADVAAGAGDGAGADPGGDGAGRVTSARCVYKPVRGERALWDFPDGTLAARELAAYEVSEAMDPGIVPPTVMRPGPFGEGMVQLWIDVDTTVDLVELTRSDDPRLRRIALFDAVINNSDRKGGHLLPAPSGRVYGIDHGVTFHTDDKLRTLLWTWRGERLTARECTVLRGLSESLGGDLGERLTPLLTTAELAALQARVERLLARRRFPMPSADWPAIPWPPF from the coding sequence GTGAGCATTTCCGCGGCCGGTCCCGATCCGGGAGAGGGCCCTGCGCTGGATCCGCTCGACAGCGGCGGGCTGGACGCGTCGCAGGCGCTGGAGCTGCTGCGGTCCGGCGAGCTGGAGATCACCGGCCGGCTCGTCGACGCGAGCAACGCGACCCTGCTGTGCGAGATCCGCCTGGACTGCGCCGTCGCGGATGTCGCGGCTGGGGCCGGTGACGGTGCCGGTGCGGATCCCGGTGGTGACGGTGCCGGCCGGGTCACCAGCGCGCGGTGTGTCTACAAGCCGGTGCGCGGCGAGCGTGCGCTCTGGGACTTCCCCGACGGCACTCTGGCCGCCCGGGAGCTGGCGGCCTACGAGGTCTCCGAGGCGATGGACCCGGGCATCGTCCCGCCCACGGTGATGCGTCCGGGCCCCTTCGGTGAGGGGATGGTGCAGCTCTGGATCGACGTCGACACGACTGTGGACCTGGTGGAGCTGACCCGTTCGGACGATCCGCGGCTGCGGCGCATCGCACTGTTCGACGCGGTCATCAACAACTCGGACCGCAAGGGCGGGCACCTGCTGCCCGCGCCGTCCGGCCGGGTCTACGGCATCGATCACGGTGTGACGTTTCACACCGACGACAAGCTGCGCACCCTGCTGTGGACCTGGCGGGGGGAGCGGCTGACCGCGCGGGAGTGCACCGTGCTCCGTGGCCTGAGCGAGTCCCTCGGGGGCGATCTGGGTGAGCGTCTGACGCCTCTGCTCACCACCGCGGAACTGGCTGCGCTCCAGGCGAGGGTCGAGCGGCTGCTGGCCCGGCGCCGCTTCCCGATGCCGTCCGCGGACTGGCCGGCCATACCCTGGCCGCCCTTCTGA
- a CDS encoding glycosyltransferase family 39 protein — MGSVRVVSPDDLPTGQVGKSSSAPGTSSEPGQAPVLEAHETGEAPAAAETPAHGSVLAQRVPIELAGPGEQAVPVRQAATPADPRESARRPAPEGVRPGWSQRWAAGLGLARQWTVAAAPQLVLVGTLLAVVTGAVLRFATPSHLWLDESLTVGIASRSVPDLLEALRHDGSPPLYYLLLHGWITLFGDGDVAVRALSGVLSLATLPLAWLAGRRVGRYATALGNGGPTAEQRVGRAALLLFACSPYAIRYGSEARMYSLVVLLVLVFGFAAIGALNRSSPFRLALLTIATAALVYTHYWTFLLVFTVAAFLLVQARRRPGYLRPALRAFAAMAASALLFAPWMPVFLFQMLHTGTPWAPRVQAQVLLDTVFDWAGPQSTGALLGVILLGGALIGLTARPLGRELHVKISGRTPGRYLAAIWLVPLVLAYFVNMFGGSAYAERYTGIALPACLLLAALGIAHLPVHRAFVAVLVIASVSGLIGGYQLARTERTQAGEIADRIARIARPGDVVAYCPDQLGPAVHRAIVRRGDIDVREIVYADETGPALVDWVDYADRMKRANGAAFAAEVNGLAGPDHAVLLVRADGYRFLEGACAVVSDQLAALRDRALQVEKRNLYEGAALERFSTLR; from the coding sequence ATGGGTAGCGTTCGGGTGGTGAGCCCTGACGACCTGCCGACCGGGCAGGTCGGGAAATCGTCCTCGGCGCCGGGCACCAGCTCGGAACCGGGGCAGGCACCGGTTCTGGAGGCCCACGAGACGGGCGAGGCGCCGGCCGCGGCCGAGACACCCGCCCACGGTTCCGTGCTCGCCCAGCGGGTGCCGATCGAGCTGGCGGGGCCGGGTGAGCAGGCCGTGCCGGTCAGGCAGGCCGCCACGCCGGCCGACCCGCGGGAGTCCGCGCGGCGACCCGCTCCCGAGGGCGTCCGACCGGGGTGGTCGCAGCGCTGGGCGGCCGGGCTGGGACTGGCCCGGCAGTGGACGGTGGCCGCGGCACCCCAGCTCGTCCTCGTCGGGACGCTGCTGGCGGTCGTGACCGGTGCCGTGCTCCGCTTCGCCACGCCGAGTCACCTGTGGCTGGACGAGTCGCTGACCGTCGGGATCGCGTCCCGGTCGGTGCCCGACCTGCTCGAGGCGCTCCGCCACGACGGCTCGCCGCCGTTGTACTACCTTCTGCTGCACGGGTGGATCACGCTGTTCGGTGACGGCGACGTCGCCGTCCGGGCCCTGTCCGGTGTGCTCTCGCTCGCCACGCTGCCGCTGGCCTGGCTGGCCGGGCGGCGTGTGGGCCGCTATGCGACCGCGCTCGGCAACGGTGGGCCGACAGCCGAACAGCGCGTCGGGCGCGCCGCCCTGCTGCTCTTCGCGTGTTCGCCGTACGCGATCCGCTACGGCAGCGAGGCGCGGATGTACTCGCTGGTCGTCCTGCTGGTGCTGGTCTTCGGGTTCGCGGCGATCGGGGCGCTGAACCGCAGCAGCCCGTTTCGGCTGGCCCTGCTGACGATCGCGACGGCCGCCCTGGTCTACACGCACTACTGGACGTTCCTGCTGGTGTTCACGGTGGCGGCGTTCCTGCTCGTGCAGGCGCGTCGCCGGCCCGGCTACCTCCGCCCGGCGCTGCGCGCGTTCGCCGCGATGGCGGCCTCGGCGTTGCTCTTCGCGCCATGGATGCCGGTGTTCCTCTTCCAGATGCTGCACACCGGGACGCCCTGGGCACCGCGGGTGCAGGCTCAGGTACTGCTTGACACCGTCTTCGACTGGGCCGGGCCGCAGTCGACCGGGGCCCTGCTGGGCGTCATCCTGCTCGGCGGCGCGCTGATCGGGCTCACCGCCAGGCCCCTGGGCCGCGAGCTCCACGTCAAGATCTCCGGGCGCACGCCGGGCCGGTACCTCGCGGCGATCTGGCTCGTTCCGCTCGTACTGGCCTACTTCGTCAACATGTTCGGCGGCAGCGCCTACGCGGAGCGGTACACCGGCATCGCCCTGCCGGCCTGCCTCCTGCTGGCCGCGCTGGGCATCGCCCACCTGCCTGTTCACCGCGCGTTCGTGGCCGTGCTCGTCATCGCCTCGGTCAGCGGGCTGATCGGCGGGTACCAGCTCGCCCGCACCGAACGGACCCAGGCCGGTGAGATCGCCGACCGGATCGCCCGGATCGCCCGGCCGGGCGACGTCGTCGCCTACTGCCCGGACCAGTTGGGCCCGGCGGTGCACCGGGCGATCGTGCGCCGCGGCGACATCGACGTCCGGGAGATCGTCTACGCCGACGAGACCGGCCCCGCCCTCGTCGACTGGGTCGACTACGCGGACCGGATGAAGCGCGCGAACGGCGCGGCCTTCGCCGCCGAGGTGAACGGGCTCGCCGGGCCCGACCACGCCGTCCTGCTCGTGCGGGCCGATGGGTACCGATTCCTGGAAGGTGCCTGCGCGGTGGTCTCCGACCAGCTCGCGGCGCTGCGCGACCGTGCCTTGCAGGTCGAGAAGCGCAATCTTTACGAGGGCGCGGCGTTGGAGCGGTTCTCCACTCTGCGCTGA
- the mshC gene encoding cysteine--1-D-myo-inosityl 2-amino-2-deoxy-alpha-D-glucopyranoside ligase, which translates to MYAWPSPQLPRLPGQGRDLRVLDTASGRVRALRPGPTASLYVCGITPYDATHLGHAFTYLTYDLVQRVLRDAGHEVRYVQNVTDVDDPLLERADRDGIDWRDLARREIDLFRADMTALRVLPPDHYVGVVEAVPLIVEMIGQLVERGAAYSVEGDLYFSVSSAKEFGEVARLSPAQMLALSAERGGDPGRPGKKDPLDPLLWRAERPGEPSWPSPFGPGRPGWHVECSAIARHHLGAPIDIQGGGSDLVFPHHECSAAHAEVAGGAAPFARAYVHTAMVGLDGHKMSKSRGNLEFVSRLLAGGADPAAIRLALLHHHHTVEWEWTPADLPAADLMVRRWRAAAALPAPAAPDAGRLLAVVRDRLADGLDAPGAVTAVDEWVTAALGAGGAGVGASGASGGTDVLESVTVRDIVDALLGIDLGSGLPRGT; encoded by the coding sequence ATGTACGCGTGGCCCTCTCCCCAGCTTCCCAGGCTTCCCGGACAGGGTCGCGACCTGCGTGTCCTCGACACGGCGAGCGGACGGGTGCGGGCGCTGCGGCCGGGTCCGACAGCCAGCCTCTACGTCTGTGGGATCACCCCCTACGACGCCACGCACCTGGGCCATGCGTTCACCTACCTCACCTACGACCTGGTGCAGCGGGTGCTGCGCGACGCCGGCCACGAGGTGCGTTACGTCCAGAACGTGACGGATGTCGACGACCCGCTGCTGGAGCGCGCCGACCGCGACGGCATCGACTGGCGTGACCTCGCCCGCCGCGAGATCGACCTGTTCCGCGCGGACATGACCGCGCTGCGCGTCCTGCCGCCCGACCACTACGTCGGCGTCGTCGAGGCCGTGCCGCTCATCGTCGAGATGATCGGCCAGCTGGTCGAGCGGGGGGCGGCCTACTCGGTCGAGGGCGACCTGTACTTCTCGGTGTCCTCGGCGAAGGAGTTCGGCGAGGTCGCCAGGCTGAGCCCGGCGCAGATGCTGGCGCTGTCCGCCGAGCGCGGCGGCGACCCCGGCCGGCCGGGCAAGAAGGACCCGCTGGACCCGCTGCTGTGGCGCGCCGAGCGGCCGGGGGAGCCGTCCTGGCCGTCTCCGTTCGGCCCGGGCCGGCCGGGCTGGCACGTCGAGTGCTCCGCCATCGCCCGCCACCATCTCGGCGCCCCGATCGACATCCAGGGCGGGGGCAGCGACCTCGTCTTCCCTCACCATGAGTGCAGCGCCGCGCACGCCGAGGTCGCGGGGGGCGCGGCGCCGTTCGCCCGCGCCTACGTACACACGGCCATGGTCGGCCTCGACGGCCACAAGATGTCGAAGTCCCGGGGGAACCTGGAGTTCGTCTCGCGGTTGCTGGCGGGCGGCGCGGACCCCGCGGCGATCAGGCTGGCACTGCTGCATCATCATCACACCGTGGAGTGGGAGTGGACGCCCGCGGACCTGCCGGCCGCCGACCTGATGGTGCGGCGGTGGCGGGCCGCGGCGGCACTGCCCGCACCCGCCGCGCCGGACGCCGGCCGGTTGCTCGCCGTGGTCCGGGATCGGCTGGCGGACGGCCTCGACGCACCGGGAGCCGTCACCGCCGTCGACGAGTGGGTGACGGCCGCGCTCGGTGCTGGCGGTGCCGGTGTGGGCGCTTCGGGGGCATCGGGGGGAACAGACGTGCTGGAGTCGGTGACCGTCCGCGATATCGTCGATGCGTTGCTCGGTATTGATCTTGGTTCGGGCCTACCGAGAGGAACGTAG
- a CDS encoding histidine phosphatase family protein, producing the protein MTTVLLVRHGLTEVTGKILLGWTPGVGLDDRGRAQAAALADRLAEIPLAAIVSSPLDRCQQTAQAIAERRPAGPAVTGGRQPVQTDDRVGECHYGDWTGQELAVLARDPLWKIVQSQPSAITFPGGEALRDTQARGVNAVREWNARLGPDATWLLCSHGDVIRTVVADALGMHLDMYHRITVDPCSLTVVRYGEHRPFVRRINDIGGSVADLLPPPAAPAPSAGAVTEGGSGADGASAAPGEDEIIGGGAGVAPVVRAASGGHPSPQQPPAARLEP; encoded by the coding sequence TTGACCACCGTCCTGCTGGTCCGGCACGGTCTCACCGAGGTCACCGGCAAGATCCTGCTCGGCTGGACTCCCGGCGTCGGCCTCGACGACCGCGGCCGGGCGCAGGCCGCCGCGCTGGCCGATCGCCTCGCCGAGATCCCGCTGGCCGCGATCGTGTCCAGCCCGCTCGACCGCTGCCAGCAGACCGCCCAGGCGATCGCCGAGCGCCGTCCGGCGGGGCCCGCCGTCACGGGCGGGCGCCAGCCCGTCCAGACCGACGACCGGGTCGGGGAGTGCCACTACGGCGACTGGACGGGGCAGGAGCTCGCCGTCCTGGCCCGCGACCCGCTCTGGAAGATCGTGCAGAGTCAGCCGAGCGCCATCACCTTCCCGGGCGGCGAGGCGCTGCGCGACACCCAGGCCCGCGGGGTCAACGCGGTGCGTGAGTGGAACGCGCGGCTCGGGCCGGACGCGACCTGGCTGCTGTGCTCACACGGTGACGTGATCCGGACCGTGGTCGCCGACGCGCTCGGCATGCATCTGGACATGTACCACCGGATCACCGTCGATCCGTGCTCGCTGACCGTGGTGCGCTACGGCGAGCACCGGCCCTTCGTCCGGCGGATCAACGACATCGGCGGCTCCGTGGCTGATCTCCTGCCGCCGCCCGCCGCCCCGGCGCCGTCCGCCGGCGCGGTCACGGAGGGCGGGTCGGGGGCCGACGGCGCGTCGGCCGCACCGGGCGAGGACGAGATCATCGGGGGTGGCGCCGGGGTGGCCCCGGTGGTGAGGGCCGCATCGGGCGGGCACCCGTCCCCCCAGCAGCCGCCGGCGGCGAGACTGGAGCCGTGA
- a CDS encoding PAC2 family protein, protein MIEFSGVGQLRSPVVVAAFEGWNDAADASSAAVEHLENVFGARVIGAIDPDDYYDFQVNRPTVSGTDGASRKIAWPTTRLSVARPAKSDSDLVLVRGLEPNMRWRGFTDELIEAVHALGSDMVITLGALLADSPHTRPVPISGTAGDPATAARLGLEASRYEGPTGIVGVFSDACSRAELASVSFWAAVPHYVANPPCPKATLALLRRVEDLLDMEIPLGELPDKAKAWERQVDELAAGDSEVAEYVRSLESREPETALPEASGDAIAREFERYLRRRGE, encoded by the coding sequence GTGATCGAGTTCTCCGGCGTCGGCCAGCTACGGTCGCCGGTGGTCGTGGCCGCCTTCGAGGGCTGGAACGACGCCGCCGACGCATCGTCGGCTGCCGTTGAGCACCTGGAGAACGTCTTCGGCGCTCGGGTCATCGGTGCGATCGACCCCGACGACTACTACGACTTCCAGGTGAACCGGCCGACGGTGAGCGGCACCGACGGCGCCTCACGCAAGATCGCCTGGCCGACGACCCGGCTGTCGGTCGCCCGGCCGGCGAAGTCGGACTCCGACCTCGTGCTGGTGCGTGGGCTCGAGCCGAACATGCGCTGGCGGGGGTTCACCGACGAGCTGATCGAGGCGGTCCACGCGCTGGGCAGCGACATGGTCATCACGTTGGGTGCCCTGCTCGCCGACTCTCCGCACACCCGCCCCGTTCCGATCAGCGGCACCGCCGGCGATCCGGCGACCGCTGCCCGGCTGGGGCTGGAGGCGTCCCGCTACGAGGGGCCGACCGGGATCGTCGGGGTGTTCTCCGACGCCTGCTCCCGGGCGGAGCTGGCATCGGTGTCGTTCTGGGCGGCCGTACCGCACTATGTGGCGAACCCGCCATGCCCGAAGGCGACGCTGGCTCTGCTGCGCCGGGTCGAGGACCTTCTCGACATGGAGATCCCCCTCGGCGAGCTGCCCGACAAGGCGAAGGCCTGGGAACGGCAGGTGGACGAGCTCGCCGCCGGCGACTCCGAGGTGGCCGAGTACGTCCGCTCGCTGGAGTCACGCGAGCCGGAGACCGCCCTGCCGGAGGCGAGTGGCGACGCCATCGCCCGGGAGTTCGAGCGTTACCTGCGCAGGCGGGGCGAATAA
- a CDS encoding DivIVA domain-containing protein, translating to MGAHHRREESGAGMERPTFDEVAQGYDRRQVDDYVGVLWRYASEVTSRLAAAESALRHERDRQEAQARLAEGVPAQAGGRIGLMLEIAQREADEILGAARQIAQSALAEAVAEAGANHPIVREAREQAEKLLLDAVEESRRLALTRHEDLEAEIARGTHSLDALRRQQGEIVGAVLRLRRLLGEDEIDRAVTDLVRSGLAPEGLAGHVGHGTGAAATGGAATGAAAAGPAGTGGTGSTGGAAGSGGAAGTAATGGAATGTATAAPAAPQPGTGGPGAGFATDGYMGAQATAPSGFAVGGVRHATAGGRAGPAAAARRGRHRQQRDVADAEPYPAADSYAATDPYAATDPYATADPYATADPYSTPGPRSAGNPSSAAGTAGGFVPAGAQGRGPATGAVHMPPAGHRPAREEDIIDAEIVEE from the coding sequence ATGGGGGCGCACCACCGCCGGGAAGAGTCCGGCGCCGGCATGGAGCGGCCGACGTTCGACGAGGTCGCCCAGGGATACGACCGCCGCCAGGTCGACGACTACGTCGGTGTCCTGTGGCGGTACGCGAGCGAGGTGACGTCCCGGCTGGCGGCGGCGGAATCGGCACTGCGCCACGAGCGTGACCGCCAGGAGGCCCAGGCCCGCCTCGCCGAGGGCGTCCCCGCGCAGGCAGGCGGGCGGATCGGGCTCATGCTCGAGATCGCGCAGCGGGAGGCGGACGAGATCCTCGGCGCGGCCCGCCAGATCGCCCAGTCGGCGCTGGCGGAGGCCGTCGCCGAGGCCGGCGCCAACCATCCGATCGTGCGCGAGGCCCGCGAGCAGGCGGAGAAGCTCCTGCTCGACGCGGTCGAGGAGAGCCGCCGGCTCGCGCTCACCCGACACGAGGACCTCGAGGCCGAGATCGCCCGCGGCACGCACTCGCTGGACGCGCTGCGCCGCCAGCAGGGTGAGATCGTCGGCGCCGTCCTGCGGCTGCGCCGACTGCTCGGCGAGGACGAGATCGACCGTGCCGTCACCGATCTCGTCCGTTCCGGGCTCGCACCCGAGGGCCTGGCGGGCCACGTCGGCCACGGCACCGGCGCCGCGGCAACCGGCGGTGCCGCCACCGGCGCCGCGGCGGCAGGGCCCGCCGGCACCGGTGGCACCGGCTCCACCGGTGGAGCCGCTGGTTCCGGTGGAGCCGCCGGGACGGCCGCCACGGGGGGAGCCGCCACTGGGACGGCCACCGCCGCCCCAGCAGCCCCGCAGCCGGGAACGGGTGGTCCCGGCGCGGGTTTCGCCACCGACGGCTACATGGGCGCGCAGGCGACCGCCCCGTCCGGGTTCGCGGTGGGGGGAGTCCGGCACGCGACGGCAGGCGGGCGCGCGGGCCCGGCCGCGGCCGCCCGCCGCGGGCGGCACCGCCAGCAGCGCGATGTCGCCGACGCCGAGCCCTACCCGGCGGCGGACTCCTACGCGGCCACCGACCCGTACGCGGCCACTGACCCGTACGCCACGGCGGACCCATACGCCACGGCGGACCCGTACTCGACTCCCGGCCCGCGCTCCGCCGGCAACCCGAGTTCGGCGGCGGGCACCGCCGGCGGATTCGTGCCGGCGGGCGCGCAGGGCCGTGGCCCGGCGACCGGCGCGGTGCACATGCCCCCGGCAGGTCACCGGCCGGCGCGCGAGGAGGACATCATCGACGCCGAGATCGTCGAGGAGTGA
- a CDS encoding HAD family hydrolase, which produces MSDLPAAVLLDMDGLLVDTEPLWTIAEHEAAARLGREFTPEMKQAMIGHGIDTAVPIMLEMLGAPAAEEPATAEFLLRRSAELFREPGAIIPQPGAPELLGVLTAAGVPTALVSSSFRSLVDPVVALLGARHFTVTVAGDEVERRKPHPDPYLAATRLLGVDPAACVVLEDSLTGAAAGVAAGCVTVLVPSMPIPAGQDLPPVQARVANLHEVDLALLAGLVRRSDAT; this is translated from the coding sequence GTGAGTGATTTGCCGGCGGCGGTTCTGCTCGACATGGACGGTCTGCTGGTCGACACCGAGCCGTTGTGGACGATCGCGGAGCATGAGGCGGCCGCGCGCCTGGGCCGGGAGTTCACCCCCGAGATGAAGCAGGCCATGATCGGGCACGGTATCGACACCGCCGTCCCGATCATGCTGGAGATGCTGGGAGCCCCGGCTGCGGAGGAACCCGCGACCGCCGAGTTCCTGCTGCGCCGGTCGGCCGAGCTCTTCCGGGAGCCGGGGGCGATCATCCCCCAGCCGGGCGCGCCGGAGCTGCTGGGTGTCCTCACCGCCGCGGGCGTGCCGACCGCGCTGGTCTCCTCCTCGTTCCGGTCCCTGGTGGACCCGGTGGTCGCCCTGCTCGGCGCGCGGCACTTCACCGTGACCGTCGCCGGCGACGAGGTCGAGCGGCGCAAGCCGCACCCCGACCCGTACCTGGCCGCCACCCGGCTGCTCGGCGTCGACCCCGCCGCCTGCGTCGTGCTGGAGGACAGCCTCACCGGCGCGGCCGCCGGTGTCGCCGCCGGCTGCGTGACGGTCCTCGTGCCGTCGATGCCGATCCCGGCCGGCCAGGACCTCCCGCCCGTCCAGGCCCGGGTCGCCAACCTGCACGAGGTCGACCTGGCGCTGCTCGCCGGCCTCGTCCGGCGCTCCGACGCGACCTGA
- a CDS encoding AAA family ATPase: MPEDAVDIPLAPTADPGGPASPAAGAGPDDGVVFAAFCAAGLWPGLGRTTAGRLGEAGIEGRADVDLARLSAVPGVSGPRARRLLDTFRAAEATYAAVELLIAARLPARLARGLSEALGPAAVDALRADPWSLLDGGEAELGDADRFARYFGLGRTDPRRGPAVVTHLLGRAASRAGDTAAEVAAVSRAAAGEGVTDPLAALTSALEVGRVVQVDDRVALERFAMAEQAIAEGVERLLATAEPLRADGEDGQARRRRRAASGSPGDPALTPSGGAASELPAPEPRSMFDDDEADDDESDGDGPHDDEAGTGSGSEVGDGDGAAGPAAPGAAGGPRGGSADPGAAADHAVAGLDEIQLRAARTALEAGVSVLTGGPGTGKSRTVAAVVRLAEAAGVEVALAAPTGRAAKRLEELCGAPASTLHRLLGAQGRGGGFTRDEHNPLEADLVVVDETSMVDAELGAALLDACADGTHLLLVGDPAQLPSIGPGQLLADLLESEIVPVTELTRLYRQADGGAIATMAAAVRQGELPPPPSGPGREVVVVPARTSGEAAHRVVQLVTDSIPRALGIPSTEVQVVTPVHGGPAGTTALNTALKKALNPGPGEVSGFDVGDRVVATANHLDLGFANGEIGVVVALGERGALRVAFPGGELDIPSHGVVDLRHGWAVTVHRAQGSEWAAVVGVFPPEAGRMLNRPLVYTAMTRARSHLSIVSVNGPALRAAVRDAGGRRRATLLPALLAGGSVDPFGPGVDDDEDAYDDTDELPADDTPNESGRRSPSSRADALAVPAQAGPRAGSA, translated from the coding sequence ATGCCCGAAGACGCCGTCGACATCCCGCTTGCGCCCACCGCCGACCCTGGCGGGCCGGCCTCGCCCGCGGCGGGCGCGGGTCCCGACGACGGGGTCGTCTTCGCGGCCTTCTGCGCCGCCGGTCTCTGGCCGGGCCTGGGCCGGACGACCGCCGGCCGCCTCGGCGAGGCCGGCATCGAAGGCCGGGCGGACGTCGACCTGGCCCGGCTGTCGGCGGTGCCCGGTGTCTCCGGGCCGCGGGCCAGGCGCCTGCTCGACACGTTCCGCGCGGCCGAGGCCACCTACGCCGCGGTGGAGCTGCTCATCGCGGCTCGGCTGCCGGCCCGGCTCGCGCGCGGCCTGAGCGAGGCGCTGGGCCCCGCGGCGGTCGACGCGCTGCGCGCCGACCCCTGGTCGCTGCTGGACGGCGGTGAGGCCGAGCTCGGGGACGCCGACCGCTTCGCCCGTTACTTCGGGCTGGGCCGCACCGACCCACGGCGCGGCCCGGCGGTCGTCACCCACCTGCTGGGCCGGGCCGCCAGCCGGGCCGGTGACACCGCCGCCGAGGTGGCGGCCGTGTCCCGAGCCGCGGCGGGTGAGGGGGTCACCGACCCGCTGGCGGCGTTGACCAGCGCACTCGAGGTCGGCCGGGTGGTCCAGGTGGACGACCGGGTGGCCCTGGAGCGGTTCGCGATGGCCGAGCAGGCGATCGCCGAGGGGGTGGAACGCCTGCTCGCGACGGCGGAGCCCCTGCGCGCCGACGGCGAGGACGGCCAGGCCCGGCGGCGCCGGCGGGCGGCCTCCGGGTCACCCGGGGACCCGGCGCTCACGCCCTCCGGCGGCGCCGCCTCCGAACTCCCGGCGCCGGAGCCCCGGTCGATGTTCGACGATGACGAGGCCGACGACGACGAATCCGATGGCGACGGTCCCCATGACGACGAGGCCGGCACCGGGAGCGGGAGCGAGGTCGGCGACGGCGACGGTGCGGCCGGTCCGGCGGCACCCGGTGCGGCCGGTGGCCCACGGGGCGGGTCGGCGGACCCGGGTGCGGCCGCTGACCACGCCGTCGCCGGTCTGGACGAGATCCAGCTGCGGGCCGCGCGCACGGCGCTCGAGGCCGGCGTCAGCGTGCTGACCGGCGGACCAGGTACGGGCAAGAGCCGCACCGTGGCCGCGGTCGTCCGGCTGGCCGAGGCCGCCGGAGTGGAGGTGGCGCTCGCCGCGCCGACGGGGCGGGCCGCCAAGCGGCTGGAGGAGCTGTGCGGCGCCCCGGCCAGCACCCTGCACCGCCTGCTCGGTGCCCAGGGCCGCGGCGGTGGCTTCACCCGCGACGAGCACAACCCGCTCGAGGCGGACCTGGTGGTCGTCGACGAGACCTCGATGGTCGACGCCGAGCTCGGCGCGGCGCTGCTGGACGCGTGCGCGGACGGCACCCATCTCCTTCTCGTGGGTGATCCCGCCCAGCTGCCGAGCATCGGGCCGGGCCAGCTGCTCGCCGACCTGCTGGAGTCCGAGATCGTTCCCGTCACCGAGCTGACCCGGCTCTACCGGCAGGCGGACGGTGGCGCGATCGCGACGATGGCCGCGGCGGTCCGCCAGGGCGAGCTGCCTCCGCCGCCCAGCGGCCCCGGCCGCGAGGTCGTCGTCGTGCCTGCGCGTACCTCCGGCGAGGCCGCCCACCGGGTCGTCCAGCTCGTCACCGACTCGATCCCACGGGCGCTGGGCATCCCGTCCACCGAGGTGCAGGTCGTGACCCCGGTGCACGGCGGGCCGGCCGGAACCACCGCGCTGAACACCGCGCTCAAGAAGGCGCTCAACCCCGGCCCCGGTGAGGTCTCCGGGTTCGATGTGGGCGACCGGGTCGTGGCGACGGCGAACCATCTGGACCTGGGGTTCGCCAACGGCGAGATCGGCGTCGTCGTGGCGCTCGGTGAGCGGGGCGCGCTGCGGGTGGCCTTCCCCGGCGGGGAGCTCGACATCCCGTCGCACGGTGTGGTGGACCTGCGGCACGGCTGGGCCGTCACGGTGCATCGTGCCCAGGGCAGTGAGTGGGCCGCCGTGGTGGGGGTGTTCCCCCCGGAGGCCGGTCGCATGTTGAACCGCCCGCTGGTCTACACGGCGATGACCCGGGCCCGCAGTCATCTCTCGATCGTCTCGGTGAACGGCCCGGCGCTGCGCGCGGCGGTGCGTGACGCCGGCGGGCGGCGGCGGGCGACGCTGCTGCCCGCGCTGCTGGCCGGTGGCTCGGTCGACCCCTTCGGCCCGGGTGTGGACGATGACGAGGACGCCTACGACGACACCGACGAGCTGCCGGCCGACGACACGCCGAACGAGAGCGGCCGGCGCAGCCCGAGTAGCCGGGCCGACGCGCTGGCCGTGCCGGCGCAGGCCGGTCCGCGGGCGGGATCGGCGTGA